The Streptomyces sp. NBC_00775 genome includes the window CCGTGTGGAGGAGCGTCTGCTGACGTCTGGTCAGCAGGTCGGGGGCGGCGATCAGGAGAGTGGTCTCGGAGCCGGCCGCGGCGCGTGCCTCGTCCAGGGTGGTGACCACGCGCGTGGAGACCCCCTGGTCGGCGAGGAGTTCGGCGACGGCACGGCTGCCGTAGGGATCGGCGGAGCGCGGGTCGAGGCGACCGTGCTGGGCGCCCGAGCGGATCGCGGCGATCGCGATGGCGGCCACCAGCAGGATCACGAGCGCGAGTACGACTCCTCGGGCGCGGGTCCACAGCTGGCGGGCGGTGGGCGAGGCCGAGGTGGATGTGAGGGGCGTGGCCTCGGTCTTCGCGGTTGCCTCAGTCGCCTCGGTCGTCATGAGGCGGCTCCCTGGCGGGCGTTGTGGGCCGTGCTGTGGGCGCTGTTCGCGAGTACGGGTTTGGTGCGCTCCAGGTCGCGGTCGAGCTCGGTGAGGCGGTGGTACGTGTGCGAGTCCGCGGCTCGTCCGCCGTATGTGACGTCGTCGAAGTCCCGGGCCGCGGCGCGCAGTCGGTCCGTGTGGGCGGGCAGGGTGCGGCTTGCTTCGGCGGCTGCCTCGTCGGCCGTGCGGCCGGGGCGCGGGTCGAGGAGAGCGCGCTCTTCCAAGGAGCGGACGACGGCGCGCATGCGTTCCTGGACGGCCTGGTTCCAGTGGCCCTGGGCGGCGTGCGCCTCGGCGGCCGCGCGGTGTTCGGCCGCGCTTTTGGGGCGGTCGTCGAAGAGCGCGGCGGACGACGTGGGTGTGCGGCGCGGGGTGCCCAGGCGCCACCACAGGGCGGCGACGACGGCGACTACGGCCAGCAGGATGACGACAAGTCCGAGCGCTCCGCCGGGTGTTGCGGCGGAGGCGGCGCTGAACAGCTTGCCGACCCAGTCCCAGAAGGCGTTCAGGGCGCGCTGGAGCAGGCTGGGGTCGTTCTCGTGGTACATCCGCTTGGACAGCTCGCGCTTGGCCGCCTCCCGCGCGGGGTCGCGCGGGGTCGTCACCGGTGGCTCGTCGCCGCGCGGCAGCGCGAGGACGGCTGTGGCGCCGGTGTGCGGCAGTGCCAGTACTGCTGTGAGAACTCCCCCCGCCGGGCTCACCGCATCAGCTCCCCGGAGTGGTGCCGGGGGTGTCGGAGCCGTAGTCCTGGACGCCGGCGGCGCGGGCCAGGTCGAGGTCGAGGGCCTCGCGGCGGATGCGCTGGTCGATGTAGAGGAGCACGGTGACGCCGGCGGTGATCGGGAAGGTGAGCATGGATCCGATCACCGAGCCGATGCCGCTGACGATGAGGAACGTCCAGCCGAGGCTGCCGCTGGCGCCGCTGAGGAGGCCGGTGACGCCGTCGCCGCTCAGGGCGGCGGCGAGGAAGGCGAAGGGGATGACGACGATCGACGCCACGATGTTGGCGATGATCGTGGCGAGCAGCTGAATGCCGAAGACCCGCCACCAGGAGCCGCGCACGAGCTTCGCGGAGCGGCTCATCGCCTTCAGGATGCCCTGCTTCTCCAGCATCAGGGCGGGAGAGGCGAGCGAGAAGCGGATCATCAGCCAGAGCGCGGCGACGCCCGCGCCGAGTCCACCGATGACGGCGAGCGTGATGCCCGCGTCTCCGGCGCCGGCCACCGCGGCGAGTACGCCGGGCAGAGTGCCGACGGCGACGACCGCGACGGCGATGAGCGGCAGCAGGAAGGTCAGCCCGAACAGTTTCGGCAGCTGAGGACGGGCATCGCGCCAGGCCTCCGCTGTGGTCACCGACTTGCCGAGCACCGCGCGGCTGGTCACGGACGTGAGCAGGGCCGTCGCGACGATGGTGCCGAGCAGGGTGATGAGCAGGACGACACCGGAGCTCAGCAGGGTGTCGCCCAGGGCGCGGCTCAGCTCGCCGACGGTGGCGCTCGGGTCGTTGAGGGCGTCCGTGCTGGCACTGTCGTCCAGGACGAAGCCCTGGAGCAGGATGACCGCGATCTCCGTGACGACCGCGACGGCCAGCGAGATGCCGAGGACGGTGCGCCAGTAGGTGCGCATCGTGGAGACCGCGCCGTCGAGGATCTCGCCGACGCCGAGCGGGCGGAGCGGGATGACGCCGGGCTTGGCAGCGGGCGGCGGGCCACCCCAGTTGCCTCCCCAGCCGCCGGGACCGGTGGGGCCGCCGTATCCGCGACTGGGGCCTCCCCAGCCTGGGTAACCGCCGCCCTGGGTTCCGTGGCCGCCAGGGCCGCCGGGGGGCTGGCCGCCCCAGCCCGGGCCGGGCGGAGGTGGTGGCGGGGCCTGGCCGGGCCCCTGCGGGCTGGGAGCGGACCACTGACCGGGCGGGGGCTGCTCCTTGGACCACTTCGACGGCGGCTCCGGCTGGTCCGTGCCGCCCTGGTCCGAGGGCTGCTCCGTGGGCTGCGCGGCGCCGGAGGAGTCCGGCTCCTGCCCGTCGGAGGGGGCAGATCCGGGCGAGGCCCAGCCCGGAGTGTCTTTCATCGTCGCTCCTTCACGGTGCCCGTCCGCGGTCGCGGCGGCAGGTTGGCAGCCATCGTGCCACGGTGCGCCCGGCAAGGGACCGGCCGCAGTATGGGCTGCGCACCTTCAATTGTCCGCCGGGTACGGGGCAGACTGGGCGGATGGCTGATCAGTACGCGCAATCCCGCGAGGACAGCGGGCGCACGGAGATACCGGCTATCCGCTGGGACGAGCCACCCGAAGGCCCCGTGCTGGTCCTTCTCGATCAGACACGGCTGCCCGCCGAAGAGGTCGAGCTGGTGTGCACGGACGCGCTGGCGCTGGTGGAGGCGATCCACACGCTCGCCGTGCGCGGGGCGCCGCTGCTCGGCATCGCCGGGGCGTACGGCGTCGCGCTCGCCGCCGCGCGCGGCTTCGACGTGGACGAGGCCGCGCGTGCGCTGGCCGGTGCCCGGCCGACCGCAGTGAACCTGGCTGTCGGCGTCCGCAGGGCGCGGGAGGCGTACGGTGCCGCGCTCTCCGGTGGCGGCGATCAGCAGCAGGCCGCGGAGGCGGCGCTCGCCGCGGCGCGGGCGCTGCACCGGGAGGACGCCGAGGCCAGCGCGCGGATGGCGGAGCACGGGCTTGCGCTGCTCAACGAGCTGCTGCCGGGCGGCGGACACCGGGTTCTGACGCACTGCAACACCGGCGCGCTGGTGTCGGGCGGGGAAGGAACGGCCTTCGCGGTGGCGCTCGCGGCGCATCGGGCGGGGCAGTTGCGGCGGCTCTGGGTGGACGAAACGCGGCCGTTGCTGCAAGGTGCTCGCCTGACGGCCTACGAAGCGGCGCGCAACGGAATGGCGTACACCTTGCTCACGGACAACGCGGCGGGCTCGCTCTTCGCGGCCGGGGAGGTGGACGCGGTGCTGATCGGGGCCGATCGGATCGCGGCCGACGGTTCGGTGGCGAACAAGGTGGGGAGCTATCCGCTCGCGGTGCTGGCCCGGTATCACCATGTGCCGTTCATCGTGGTGGCGCCGGTGACGACGGTCGATCTGGACACCCCGGACGGAGCGTCCATCGAGGTCGAACAGCGCTCAGGTCATGAAGTGACCGAGGTCACAACACCTCAGGCGGCGGGAGCAGAAGCGGGAGGCGGGATACCGGTGGCACCCCTGGGGACCCAGGCGTACAACCCGGCGTTCGACGTGACGCCGCCGGAGTTGGTGACGGCAATCGTCACCGAAGAGGGCGCCGTGTCGCCCGTGACGGCTGAGGCGCTTGCCGAGCTGTGTGACAGGTCACGCCAGGTAACGATTTAGTTAATGGGATGATGTCGTTTATGAAGGGACGAGTCCTTGTCGTCGATGACGACACCGCACTGGCCGAGATGCTCGGCATTGTGTTGCGTGGTGAAGGTTTTGAGCCGTCTTTCGTAGCCGACGGCGACAAGGCGCTGGCCGCTTTCCGTGAGACCAAGCCCGATCTGGTGCTCCTGGACCTGATGCTTCCCGGCCGGGACGGTATCGAGGTGTGCCGCCTGATCAGGGCGGAGTCCGGGGTGCCGATCGTGATGCTCACGGCGAAGAGCGACACCGTCGATGTCGTGGTCGGCCTCGAGTCGGGTGCCGACGACTACATCGTGAAGCCGTTCAAGCCAAAGGAGCTGGTGGCACGGATCAGGGCGCGGCTGCGCCGATCGGAGGAGCCGGCGCCCGAACAGCTGGCCATCGGGGACCTCGTCATCGATGTGGCCGGTCACTCTGTGAAGCGGGAGGGGCAGTCGATAGCGCTGACGCCGCTGGAGTTCGACCTGCTGGTCGCGCTGGCCCGCAAGCCGTGGCAGGTGTTCACGCGTGAGGTCCTGCTGGAGCAGGTGTGGGGCTACCGCCACGCGGCGGACACCCGCCTGGTCAACGTGCATGTCCAGCGGCTGCGCTCCAAGGTCGAGAAGGACCCGGAGCGGCCGGAGATCGTGGTGACCGTCCGTGGTGTCGGTTACAAGGCCGGACCGAGCTGACATGTCCCGGGACAGTGCCGCTTCGGCGCCCGGTGAGCCGGGGGTCCGTTCGGGGCGGCCTGTCGGCCGGAAGATGACGGGCTCCCACTGGGGACGGTTCATGGAGGGCGGGCTGCTCCAGGGCGGAGTCCAGGGCAGCCCGGTCCTTCGGCTGTTCATGCGCTGGGTGCGCCGTCCGCTGCTGCCCGTGATGCGGCTGTGGCGGCGCAACATCCAGCTCAAGATCGTCGTCACGACGCTGCTGATGTCGCTGGGTGTGGTGCTGCTGCTCGGCTTCGTCGTGATCGGGCAGGTGCGCAACGGACTGCTGGACGCCAAGGTGAAGGCGTCGCAGAGCCAGGCCACGGGTGGTTTCTCGGTGGCCAAACAGAAGGCGGACGCCGCCGCGACGGCGAACGGCGCCGACGGCTCGACCGCGGACGGCCGTCAGTCCAAGAACGTCAGCCAGTGGATGGGCGACCTCGCGGAGTCCCTCTCCAGCGGTGGCCAGGGCGCCTTCGACGTGGTGACCCTCAGCTCGACCGCAGACGGCAACGGCGGCGGCGGGCTCGCACCGCGCTACTCGGGCCAGGTCGATCCGACGGTCAGCGTGCCGCAGAACCTGCGCGCCCGAATCGACGGCAGCACGCTGGCGGCTCAGAGCTACACCCGTGTCGTCTACCGGGACGGCAGGGATTCGCAGCCGGCGCTGGTCATCGGCAAGCAGGTCAACGACCCCAACGGAGACCCGTACCAGCTCTACTACCTCTTCCCGCTGACGCAGGAGGAGAAGTCGCTGAGCCTGGTCAAGGGGACGCTCGCGACCGCCGGACTGTTCGTCGTGGTGCTGCTGGGGGCCATTGCCTGGCTCGTGGTGCGCCAGGTCGTCACGCCCGTGCGGATGGCTGCGGGGATCGCCGAGCGGCTGTCCGCCGGACGCCTCCAGGAACGTATGAAGGTCACCGGCGAGGACGACATCGCGCGGCTCGGCGAAGCCTTCAACAAGATGGCGCAGAACCTCCAGCTGAAGATCCAGCAGCTGGAGGACCTGTCGCGGATGCAGCGGCGGTTCGTGTCCGATGTGTCGCACGAGCTGCGTACGCCGCTGACGACCGTGCGGATGGCTGCCGATGTCATCCATGACGCGCGAGTGGACTTCGACCCGGTGACCGCGCGGTCCGCGGAGTTGCTGGCGGATCAGCTGGACCGGTTCGAGTCGCTGCTCGCGGACCTGCTGGAGATCAGCCGGTTCGACGCGGGCGCGGCGGCGCTGGAAGCCGACGCGATAGACCTCCGAGAAGTCGTACGACGGGTGGTCAGCGGGGCCGAGCCGCTCGCCGAGCGCAAGGGCACGCACATACGCGTCGTCGGTGACCAGCAGCCGGTGGTCGCCGAGGCGGATGCCCGGCGGGTGGAGCGGGTGCTGCGCAATCTCGTCGTCAACGCCGTGGAGCACGGCGAGGGCAAGGACGTGGTGGTCAAGCTCGCCGCGGCGGGCGGGGCGGTCGCGGTCGCCGTGCGCGACTACGGCGTGGGCCTCAAGCCCGGCGAGGCGACGCGGGTGTTCAGCCGCTTCTGGCGGGCCGACCCGGCACGCGCGCGTACCACCGGCGGCACGGGCCTCGGGCTGTCCATCGCCCTGGAGGACGCGCGGCTGCACGGCGGCTGGCTGCAGGCGTGGGGCGAGCCCGGCGGCGGTTCGCAGTTCCGGCTGACGCTGCCGCGGACAGCGGACGAGCCGCTGCGGGGGTCGCCGATACCCCTGGAGCCCAAGGACTCACGGCGTAATCGTGGACTTAATGACGCCGGTTTGCCGGACGGCGGCGGTGGCAAGCTCGCCACTGTGCCGGTGCAGCAGCCCGTGGGAGGGGCTGTGCCGCCTCCGATGCCGCCGCGTGTGCCCATCGGGCCGCGACTGGCCGGGGTGTCGCCCACAGCCGATCCGACGGCTCTGCCGGGCAACGGCGCGCGCGTGGTGCCACGGCCCACCGGGGCCGCACGACGGGCGGACGACGCGTCCGGCGCGGGCGGGGAGCGGACCGTGGAAGGCCGCGGGACGGACGCCGGGGAGCCGGAGGAGCTTGGACAAGGGGAGGCATTTCGTGGGCGCTGACCGCGAGGGGAGCCGCGGCCGTAGACGTCCCGTGCGCTTGGCGGCGTACGTCGGTTGCGGTGCCCTGCTGCTGGCCGGGTGCGCCTCGATGCCGGACAGCGGGGATCTGCGCGACGTCGAGTCCACGCCGAGGCAGGACTCACAGGTCCGCGTCTTCGCCATGCCGCCGCGTGAGGACGCCTCGTCCGCGGAGATCGTGCAGGGCTTTCTGGAGGCGCTCACCAGCGACGACCCGCAGTACGAGACGGCGCGCAAGTACCTGACGGCGGGCGCCCGCAAGACGTGGGATCCGGACCGGTCCACGACGGTTCTCGCGGACGCGCCGGACCCCGAACCGGCGCACGCGGGGACCGGGGAGGACACCGGCGAGGGTTTCCTGTACCGGCTGAGCGGCGGCAAGGTCGCCACGGTCGACGCGCAGCACGCGTACGCGCCGGACGACGGCTCGTACAACAGGACGGTGCATCTCACGCGGCTGAAGAACAGCAAGCAGTGGCGCATCGACGGGCTGCCGCAGGGCGTGGTGATGGGCAAGTCCGACTTCCAGCGCAACTACGTGTCCGTCAACAAGTACTACTACGCGTCGAACGTGACCTCCGGGACGGGCGCACCGCTGGGGACCGTCGCCGATCCGGTCTATGTGCGCGAGCAGGTGGACCCGATGACGCAGA containing:
- the mtrB gene encoding MtrAB system histidine kinase MtrB; this translates as MSRDSAASAPGEPGVRSGRPVGRKMTGSHWGRFMEGGLLQGGVQGSPVLRLFMRWVRRPLLPVMRLWRRNIQLKIVVTTLLMSLGVVLLLGFVVIGQVRNGLLDAKVKASQSQATGGFSVAKQKADAAATANGADGSTADGRQSKNVSQWMGDLAESLSSGGQGAFDVVTLSSTADGNGGGGLAPRYSGQVDPTVSVPQNLRARIDGSTLAAQSYTRVVYRDGRDSQPALVIGKQVNDPNGDPYQLYYLFPLTQEEKSLSLVKGTLATAGLFVVVLLGAIAWLVVRQVVTPVRMAAGIAERLSAGRLQERMKVTGEDDIARLGEAFNKMAQNLQLKIQQLEDLSRMQRRFVSDVSHELRTPLTTVRMAADVIHDARVDFDPVTARSAELLADQLDRFESLLADLLEISRFDAGAAALEADAIDLREVVRRVVSGAEPLAERKGTHIRVVGDQQPVVAEADARRVERVLRNLVVNAVEHGEGKDVVVKLAAAGGAVAVAVRDYGVGLKPGEATRVFSRFWRADPARARTTGGTGLGLSIALEDARLHGGWLQAWGEPGGGSQFRLTLPRTADEPLRGSPIPLEPKDSRRNRGLNDAGLPDGGGGKLATVPVQQPVGGAVPPPMPPRVPIGPRLAGVSPTADPTALPGNGARVVPRPTGAARRADDASGAGGERTVEGRGTDAGEPEELGQGEAFRGR
- a CDS encoding glycerophosphoryl diester phosphodiesterase membrane domain-containing protein, with the translated sequence MKDTPGWASPGSAPSDGQEPDSSGAAQPTEQPSDQGGTDQPEPPSKWSKEQPPPGQWSAPSPQGPGQAPPPPPPGPGWGGQPPGGPGGHGTQGGGYPGWGGPSRGYGGPTGPGGWGGNWGGPPPAAKPGVIPLRPLGVGEILDGAVSTMRTYWRTVLGISLAVAVVTEIAVILLQGFVLDDSASTDALNDPSATVGELSRALGDTLLSSGVVLLITLLGTIVATALLTSVTSRAVLGKSVTTAEAWRDARPQLPKLFGLTFLLPLIAVAVVAVGTLPGVLAAVAGAGDAGITLAVIGGLGAGVAALWLMIRFSLASPALMLEKQGILKAMSRSAKLVRGSWWRVFGIQLLATIIANIVASIVVIPFAFLAAALSGDGVTGLLSGASGSLGWTFLIVSGIGSVIGSMLTFPITAGVTVLLYIDQRIRREALDLDLARAAGVQDYGSDTPGTTPGS
- the mtrA gene encoding two-component system response regulator MtrA, with amino-acid sequence MMSFMKGRVLVVDDDTALAEMLGIVLRGEGFEPSFVADGDKALAAFRETKPDLVLLDLMLPGRDGIEVCRLIRAESGVPIVMLTAKSDTVDVVVGLESGADDYIVKPFKPKELVARIRARLRRSEEPAPEQLAIGDLVIDVAGHSVKREGQSIALTPLEFDLLVALARKPWQVFTREVLLEQVWGYRHAADTRLVNVHVQRLRSKVEKDPERPEIVVTVRGVGYKAGPS
- a CDS encoding DUF4129 domain-containing protein: MSPAGGVLTAVLALPHTGATAVLALPRGDEPPVTTPRDPAREAAKRELSKRMYHENDPSLLQRALNAFWDWVGKLFSAASAATPGGALGLVVILLAVVAVVAALWWRLGTPRRTPTSSAALFDDRPKSAAEHRAAAEAHAAQGHWNQAVQERMRAVVRSLEERALLDPRPGRTADEAAAEASRTLPAHTDRLRAAARDFDDVTYGGRAADSHTYHRLTELDRDLERTKPVLANSAHSTAHNARQGAAS
- the mtnA gene encoding S-methyl-5-thioribose-1-phosphate isomerase, translated to MADQYAQSREDSGRTEIPAIRWDEPPEGPVLVLLDQTRLPAEEVELVCTDALALVEAIHTLAVRGAPLLGIAGAYGVALAAARGFDVDEAARALAGARPTAVNLAVGVRRAREAYGAALSGGGDQQQAAEAALAAARALHREDAEASARMAEHGLALLNELLPGGGHRVLTHCNTGALVSGGEGTAFAVALAAHRAGQLRRLWVDETRPLLQGARLTAYEAARNGMAYTLLTDNAAGSLFAAGEVDAVLIGADRIAADGSVANKVGSYPLAVLARYHHVPFIVVAPVTTVDLDTPDGASIEVEQRSGHEVTEVTTPQAAGAEAGGGIPVAPLGTQAYNPAFDVTPPELVTAIVTEEGAVSPVTAEALAELCDRSRQVTI